The Aquidulcibacter paucihalophilus genome has a window encoding:
- a CDS encoding TonB-dependent receptor yields MATPALAQDAQDPDAVEIDEVVVTGIRSSIRSAQSIKENSDVFVDAISAEDIGALPDRSVTEALQRVPGVSISRFAGANDPDHFSVEGSGVVVRGLNFVRSELNGRDTFSANNGRDLSFADVPPELLGSVEVFKNVSADMIEGGIAGTVNLNTRRPFDSAGRQLALSVEGNYGDLEQALTPTVSGLVSNRWETEAGQFGVLLSGVYSQLQSRSDGLQSLNYRLDTSSGSDRWTPSGLAFRTQSFDRERTGLAGAGQWRSNDRTVEATLQFLRSESTQAWTENAIETIVDDTGNRVPLPGTTWEYDDDGIFTGGIITSTAGWRSADPSVPLNGIQHSFIKRGVDQRYVTSDFGFNLKWAPTDRLRLNFDAQYVDSTVENTDFQIANSFFAIDEIDLTGDTPTLGLRRPNPTGAGDIGTFMGDPANYYWRNAMDHKEDSEGEEYAFRADAEYDLDTGWLDSVKVGARLAERDQTTRNSLYNWGVLSEVWNGSTGPVWLDQGSVATTRRTGGLPSAGLFNFSPMGVPISAFGYAGNPASDYDTAVAFARSINQIWGGGGWVPLNMRSNVIPGTDYTAGEINETNEETRAAYALMKFSNHADPVWGESVSISGNVGIRYVETTITAAGALSFPTQAQVFSGNCGLPPAPGAPTPAFCLLTPAERARALSFATGASVPNNAEHTYDNWLPSVNIKVGLTPEFLLRFGYTEAIRRSDLGLTRNQLQITPRVVNNQFLGFEAQAGNTFLEPIRSQQIDVSAEWYFAPTGSLTLSLFQKTLEGVITNGFYERTLTNGGTSYDVYVRGPTNSPDDGEIQGFELAYQQFYDFLPGWWSGLGIQANYTYIDSSGVPQENLSADKANPGGSEPVIDTSLLPLESLSEHNFNLAAIYENDTISARLAYSWRSEYLLTTRDEIVPFAPIYSDDTGQLDASFFYTLNPMFKVGVQGVNLLDETTKTFQVLNDDLLLAPRSWFKNDRRFSFVVRATF; encoded by the coding sequence ATGGCGACGCCTGCGCTGGCCCAGGACGCGCAGGACCCTGACGCGGTCGAGATCGACGAGGTCGTCGTTACGGGCATCCGCTCCAGCATCCGCAGCGCCCAGTCCATCAAGGAAAACTCGGACGTCTTCGTCGACGCCATCAGCGCCGAGGACATCGGCGCGCTGCCGGATCGCTCGGTGACCGAGGCGCTCCAGCGGGTGCCGGGTGTTTCGATCAGCCGGTTCGCCGGTGCCAATGACCCGGACCACTTCTCGGTCGAAGGTTCGGGCGTGGTCGTCCGTGGCCTCAATTTTGTCCGCTCGGAACTGAACGGTCGGGATACCTTCTCTGCCAACAACGGGCGAGACCTGTCCTTCGCGGATGTTCCTCCGGAGCTTCTCGGCAGCGTCGAGGTGTTCAAGAACGTGTCCGCTGACATGATCGAAGGCGGTATAGCCGGCACGGTCAATCTGAACACCCGCCGACCCTTCGACAGCGCCGGCCGGCAACTGGCCCTGTCTGTCGAAGGCAACTATGGCGATCTCGAACAGGCCTTGACCCCGACGGTTTCGGGCCTCGTCAGCAATCGATGGGAAACGGAGGCCGGTCAGTTCGGCGTGCTGTTGAGCGGCGTGTACTCCCAGCTCCAGTCCCGGTCCGACGGACTTCAGTCGCTCAACTACCGCCTCGACACCTCGAGCGGCAGCGACCGTTGGACCCCGTCCGGCCTTGCGTTCCGTACCCAGTCGTTCGACCGTGAGCGCACGGGCCTCGCCGGCGCCGGTCAGTGGCGCTCCAACGACCGGACGGTGGAGGCGACGCTCCAGTTCCTGCGGTCCGAGTCGACCCAGGCTTGGACAGAGAATGCGATCGAAACGATCGTCGACGACACCGGCAATCGGGTCCCGCTTCCCGGAACGACGTGGGAGTACGACGACGACGGCATTTTCACGGGCGGCATCATCACGTCGACCGCCGGCTGGCGCTCTGCAGACCCGTCAGTGCCGCTGAACGGGATCCAGCACAGCTTCATCAAGCGTGGGGTCGATCAGCGCTATGTCACCAGCGACTTCGGCTTCAACCTCAAATGGGCCCCGACTGATCGCCTGCGCCTGAATTTCGACGCGCAGTATGTGGACTCCACGGTCGAGAACACGGACTTCCAGATCGCCAACTCCTTCTTTGCCATCGATGAAATCGACCTCACTGGCGACACCCCCACGCTGGGCCTCCGGCGGCCGAATCCGACAGGCGCCGGCGACATCGGCACCTTCATGGGCGACCCCGCCAACTACTACTGGCGGAACGCGATGGATCACAAGGAAGACAGCGAAGGCGAGGAATATGCCTTCCGCGCCGATGCGGAGTACGACCTCGACACGGGTTGGCTGGACTCTGTGAAGGTTGGCGCGCGTCTCGCCGAGCGTGATCAGACCACCCGCAACTCCCTTTACAACTGGGGTGTCCTGTCCGAGGTCTGGAACGGATCGACAGGCCCGGTTTGGCTCGATCAGGGCAGTGTGGCGACGACCCGGAGGACGGGTGGGCTGCCCAGCGCGGGACTGTTCAACTTCTCGCCCATGGGCGTGCCGATCTCCGCGTTTGGGTACGCCGGCAACCCCGCAAGCGACTACGATACTGCGGTCGCCTTCGCGCGATCCATCAACCAGATCTGGGGCGGTGGCGGTTGGGTGCCCCTCAACATGCGCTCCAACGTCATCCCCGGCACGGACTACACGGCTGGCGAGATCAACGAGACGAACGAGGAAACCCGGGCCGCATACGCCCTGATGAAGTTCAGCAATCACGCAGACCCGGTCTGGGGTGAAAGCGTCTCGATCAGCGGCAACGTCGGCATCCGCTACGTCGAAACAACGATCACGGCCGCCGGCGCGCTCAGCTTCCCGACCCAGGCCCAGGTCTTCTCGGGCAACTGCGGCCTGCCGCCGGCGCCGGGTGCCCCTACACCGGCCTTCTGTCTGCTGACGCCGGCAGAGCGGGCCAGGGCCCTGTCGTTCGCAACCGGCGCATCGGTCCCGAACAACGCTGAGCACACCTATGACAACTGGTTGCCTAGCGTAAACATCAAGGTCGGCCTTACGCCCGAGTTCCTGCTGCGCTTCGGCTATACAGAGGCGATCCGCCGCTCCGATCTGGGCCTGACCCGAAACCAGCTGCAGATCACGCCCCGCGTCGTCAACAACCAGTTCCTCGGCTTCGAGGCACAGGCCGGGAATACCTTCCTGGAGCCTATCCGGTCACAGCAAATCGACGTTTCGGCCGAGTGGTATTTCGCCCCGACAGGCTCCCTGACGCTGTCTCTGTTCCAGAAGACGCTCGAAGGCGTGATAACCAACGGCTTCTATGAGCGGACCCTCACCAACGGGGGCACGAGCTACGACGTCTATGTGCGGGGCCCGACGAACTCGCCGGACGACGGCGAGATCCAGGGCTTTGAGCTGGCCTACCAGCAGTTCTACGACTTCCTGCCCGGCTGGTGGTCTGGTCTCGGCATCCAGGCCAACTACACCTACATCGACAGCTCCGGCGTGCCCCAGGAAAACCTGTCGGCCGACAAGGCCAACCCCGGCGGCTCCGAACCGGTCATCGACACCAGTCTTCTGCCGCTGGAATCGCTGTCCGAGCACAACTTCAATCTCGCCGCGATCTACGAGAACGACACGATTTCGGCCCGTCTGGCGTATAGCTGGCGGTCTGAATATCTCCTCACCACGCGAGACGAGATCGTCCCGTTCGCCCCGATCTATTCGGACGACACAGGACAACTGGACGCTTCGTTCTTCTATACGCTCAATCCGATGTTCAAGGTTGGCGTCCAGGGGGTGAACCTGCTGGATGAGACGACGAAGACCTTCCAGGTTCTGAACGACGACCTTCTTCTGGCACCGCGGTCCTGGTTCAAGAACGACC